A genomic segment from Oncorhynchus keta strain PuntledgeMale-10-30-2019 chromosome 9, Oket_V2, whole genome shotgun sequence encodes:
- the lyrm7 gene encoding complex III assembly factor LYRM7, translating into MASRLKVLRVFKALHRTRLELFKEDTRALTAARRKINEEFRKNKNETSEENISQMIKMAAGVEVFLRQDVVQAEHVAEDRIQLRPRESLLLENVPYCDTPRKRSSSNNAPKQSCNDAPITRCE; encoded by the exons ATGGCTTCTCGTTTGAAG GTCCTCAGAGTGTTCAAAGCACTGCACAGAACAAGATTGGAGTTGTTCAAAGAAGATACCAGAGCATTGACAG CTGCAAGACGAAAGATAAATGAGGAATTCAGGAAAAACAAAAATGAGACTTCGGAGGAAAACATCAGTCAG ATGATTAAAATGGCCGCTGGTGTGGAAGTGTTTCTTCGCCAAGATGTCGTACAAGCCGAGCATGTAGCTGAAGATAGGATTC AACTCCGACCGAGAGAGAGCCTTCTTCTGGAAAACGTACCGTACTGCGATACACCTAGGAAAAGGTCTTCTTCCAACAATGCACCAAAACAAAGTTGTAACGATGCACCAATTACACGATGTGAATGA